The Natronolimnobius baerhuensis DNA segment CTCGACGAAGGGGAGGTCCATATCCTGAGCCAGCGCCTGTGCTGTTGACGTTTTTCCGGTGCCTGGCGGGCCGACGAACAGCAACTTGCCGATCTCGCGCAGGCCAATCGCGGAGAGATAGTCACGGTGCTCGATAGCTTTCGAAATCTTATCGAGTTCGTTCTCCTGATCGTCAGTGAGCACGAGGTCGTCGAGCGACATATCGACCTCCTCGGGGGCGCGCACGTCGACGAGATCCAGCATCTCCTCGTCGTCGTCCTCGTTGAAGTACTCCTCGAGCAAGCCATCGATCCAGACACGATCCGCGTGGATCGGACGGTTTTGCTCGCGGGCAGCCTCGTGGGTGACATCGAAGTCGTCGTGCGCTTCGAAGTGTTTTGCAAGCGTCGGGTTTTCGAGCAGTCGCTCGTCGTCGACGCGGTCGGCGAACCAGCGGTCGGCGAGTTCCGTCTGGGTGAGAGTGATGCTTCCGGAGAACTCGTCTCGCTCGGTAAACATCAGCTCTGAGACGGCGTTCCAGGGCTGGTCGACGCCGGTTGCCTCTCGAGCAGTGCCGGTGGTTGCCGAGAGCGGGCGAGTGATGCCTTGACGGCGATCAGCCGACGTGTCTGACTCGTCCTCACTGTCGTCCTCGCTCTCGTTGCTGCCCGTTCCGCCGGTCCAGAAGACTCGGCGATACGATGGTGGCAGATCGTTCTCATCAAGCGTCCTGTCATCCGAATACACGCTCGTCGTGAGCAGGAACTCTACGACATCGAGCGCCGCGTCACTCATTCCGTCATCGTACTTGCTACACGGCCTTAACAGCGTCGTCACGCGAAACGTGTGTCAGACAGTCCCAGCACTCGAGTCTTGAGGATACAACACCAGTAACTGCCAAACACAGACACTGA contains these protein-coding regions:
- a CDS encoding ATP-binding protein; this translates as MSDAALDVVEFLLTTSVYSDDRTLDENDLPPSYRRVFWTGGTGSNESEDDSEDESDTSADRRQGITRPLSATTGTAREATGVDQPWNAVSELMFTERDEFSGSITLTQTELADRWFADRVDDERLLENPTLAKHFEAHDDFDVTHEAAREQNRPIHADRVWIDGLLEEYFNEDDDEEMLDLVDVRAPEEVDMSLDDLVLTDDQENELDKISKAIEHRDYLSAIGLREIGKLLFVGPPGTGKTSTAQALAQDMDLPFVEVKLSMITSQYLGETAKNVDKTFEVAKRLSPCILFIDEFDFVAKTRRSDEHAALKRAVNTLLKAVDNISLIDDEVLLIGATNHPDQLDDAAWRRFDEIINFPKPDSGMRADILSVITRQMQIEEFDPHLIADVTSGLTGSDLRMVLREAVLEALTEDRTTLTQKDLLNAVEEFEERDSLKNMDMIEGDHDALVAGGDIGGAASDGGEPDSGGHDHDHSHDHDH